A genomic stretch from Flavobacterium humidisoli includes:
- a CDS encoding polyprenyl synthetase family protein codes for MHDISQYQDFFINYLQSQNIHKEPKNLYEPIEYILGLGGKRIRPVLTLMAAEVFDTDYSIALPAAMAVEVFHNFSLVHDDIMDDAPLRRGQVTVHEKWDLNTGILSGDAMLILAYQYFEQYEPTVFRNLAKLFSKTALEVCEGQQWDVDFETRKDVTIPQYLKMIEYKTAVLVAAAMKMGAIVSKTSEKEADLIYDFGLNLGLAFQLQDDYLDAFGDPETFGKQVGGDIIENKKTYLYLKALEFSSDEKASELEKLFTLQLEDNTEKIETAKAIFNQSGASKATQDAIEMYTFKAFETLEKMEISNEKKNVLRTFGENLMGRKV; via the coding sequence ATGCACGATATAAGTCAGTACCAAGATTTTTTCATCAATTATCTTCAAAGCCAAAACATACATAAAGAACCTAAAAATCTTTACGAGCCTATAGAATATATTTTAGGACTTGGCGGAAAACGCATCCGCCCTGTTTTAACTTTAATGGCTGCAGAGGTTTTTGACACTGATTATTCGATTGCGCTTCCGGCAGCAATGGCGGTTGAAGTCTTTCATAACTTTTCGCTAGTTCATGATGACATTATGGACGACGCACCTTTAAGAAGAGGACAAGTTACCGTACATGAAAAATGGGATTTAAATACTGGAATTCTCTCTGGAGATGCCATGCTTATTTTGGCTTATCAATATTTTGAACAATATGAGCCAACTGTTTTTAGAAATCTAGCCAAATTATTCAGCAAAACAGCGCTTGAAGTTTGCGAAGGACAGCAGTGGGATGTAGATTTTGAAACTCGTAAAGATGTTACAATCCCGCAATACCTTAAAATGATTGAATACAAAACAGCTGTTTTGGTTGCGGCGGCTATGAAAATGGGTGCAATTGTATCTAAAACTTCTGAAAAAGAAGCCGATTTAATTTATGATTTCGGATTAAATTTAGGATTGGCTTTTCAGCTTCAAGATGATTATCTAGATGCTTTTGGTGATCCTGAAACTTTTGGAAAACAAGTTGGTGGAGACATTATAGAAAACAAAAAAACATATTTATATCTAAAAGCCTTAGAATTTTCTTCTGACGAAAAAGCTTCTGAATTAGAAAAATTATTCACGCTTCAGTTAGAAGATAACACAGAAAAAATAGAAACTGCCAAAGCAATTTTTAATCAATCTGGAGCTTCAAAAGCAACACAAGATGCAATTGAAATGTACACTTTTAAAGCTTTTGAAACATTAGAAAAAATGGAAATCAGCAATGAAAAGAAAAATGTTTTGAGGACTTTCGGAGAAAATTTAATGGGACGAAAAGTTTAA
- a CDS encoding YceI family protein — translation MKTKWTLDSSQSDVLLEMRRSRTAYMSGSTNKFDGYVNIEDNEIEDASVEFSLDINNKNESFQSIDAYLQLQDFFEEDEHPIISFKSTSFQKVNQNINFFKGDLTIKDITRVVELDAEFLGENIYNGEKKVAFEIKGNIKREDFGLDFNSFNHSSGAALGKDIKLIANLEFSI, via the coding sequence ATGAAAACAAAATGGACCTTAGATTCTAGCCAGTCAGATGTTTTATTAGAAATGAGAAGATCGAGAACTGCATATATGAGTGGAAGCACAAATAAATTTGATGGCTATGTAAACATTGAAGATAATGAGATTGAAGATGCTTCGGTTGAATTTTCTTTGGATATCAACAACAAAAATGAAAGTTTCCAATCTATAGATGCTTATTTACAGCTTCAAGACTTTTTTGAAGAAGATGAGCATCCAATTATTAGCTTTAAATCGACTTCATTTCAAAAAGTAAATCAGAACATCAATTTCTTCAAAGGAGATTTAACCATAAAAGACATTACAAGAGTAGTTGAATTGGATGCTGAATTTCTGGGAGAAAATATTTATAATGGAGAAAAGAAAGTAGCTTTTGAAATTAAAGGAAATATAAAACGAGAAGACTTTGGTTTAGATTTTAACTCATTTAATCATTCTTCTGGCGCCGCTTTGGGTAAAGACATCAAACTTATAGCAAATTTAGAATTTAGCATATAA
- a CDS encoding TetR/AcrR family transcriptional regulator gives MKEKIIAKASELFLKLGFKSVTMDDIAGEMCISKKTIYKYFCNKEILIEESTSLVHGQVHEIMDTIIAKNYNAIHENFEIREMFRDMFKNNMDTSPIYQLKKHYPEIYQNILSYEIDQCTQLFRENIEKGIREGLYRSDLNVEVYVKFYYTLVFHINENTVSESEAQRIELEALEYHTRAMATEKGVEELEKQLKRIKN, from the coding sequence ATGAAAGAGAAGATTATAGCAAAAGCAAGCGAGTTATTTTTAAAGCTTGGTTTTAAGAGTGTTACAATGGATGATATTGCAGGTGAAATGTGTATTTCGAAAAAAACGATTTACAAATATTTCTGCAACAAGGAAATCTTGATTGAGGAAAGCACATCATTAGTTCATGGCCAAGTGCACGAAATCATGGATACGATTATAGCGAAGAATTATAATGCTATTCATGAAAATTTTGAGATTAGAGAAATGTTTCGTGATATGTTTAAAAACAACATGGACACATCGCCAATCTACCAGTTAAAAAAGCACTATCCAGAGATTTACCAAAACATCTTGTCTTATGAAATTGATCAGTGCACACAGCTTTTTAGGGAAAATATTGAAAAGGGAATCCGTGAAGGACTTTACAGAAGCGATTTGAATGTAGAGGTTTATGTGAAATTTTACTATACACTGGTTTTTCATATTAACGAAAATACTGTTTCTGAAAGCGAAGCACAAAGAATTGAGCTAGAGGCATTAGAATATCATACACGAGCAATGGCGACTGAAAAAGGAGTCGAGGAATTAGAAAAGCAGCTAAAAAGAATAAAAAATTAA
- a CDS encoding TolC family protein — protein MKRIFLIVLCTIGITAGAQVKTLTLKEAVTYALENKADAKKAKLQVENSEYKIQEIRSRALPQITANGNLTYNPIIQTTVIDGAGFGQPGTTIQAAFGQKWTSTAGVSLTQAIFDQAVFTGLRAAQSTREFYQINSQLTDEQVIERVANNYYSVYVQRERLILLDSNYVNTQKVRDIVQGQFDNGLAKKIDLDRIIVKMSNIDTERQQVKNQIELQENALKFYMGMPIESQFVMPKEEFEVVPASLTEEPNVENRTEYLLLKKQEELLVFNKKAIQAEYYPTLSLTAGYNYIGQGPQFPWFAKPSSGVYWSDFSGIGLNLRVPIFTGFGTRSRVRQADVEIRSLQEDIKDTKLSLDLDYRNAMAQINNNLVTIENQRENMRLALEILGNTKNNYLQGLASLTDLLDAENASLEAQNNFTRAVLNYKIAEISLIKSKGELKSLTK, from the coding sequence ATGAAAAGAATCTTTCTTATAGTTTTGTGTACAATAGGCATAACCGCCGGCGCACAAGTCAAAACCTTAACCTTGAAAGAGGCTGTTACATACGCGCTTGAAAATAAAGCCGATGCAAAGAAGGCAAAGCTTCAGGTTGAAAACAGCGAATATAAAATTCAAGAAATACGTTCGAGAGCATTACCACAAATAACTGCAAATGGTAACTTAACATATAACCCTATTATTCAAACTACCGTTATTGATGGAGCAGGATTTGGACAGCCAGGAACAACAATTCAGGCTGCTTTTGGTCAGAAATGGACATCAACAGCAGGGGTTTCTTTAACTCAGGCAATATTTGATCAGGCGGTTTTTACAGGATTAAGAGCAGCACAGTCTACACGTGAATTTTATCAAATTAATAGTCAGTTGACAGACGAACAAGTTATTGAAAGAGTTGCGAATAACTACTACTCTGTTTATGTACAGCGCGAAAGACTAATTTTATTAGACAGTAACTATGTAAATACTCAAAAAGTTCGTGATATTGTACAGGGGCAATTTGATAACGGTTTGGCTAAAAAAATAGATTTAGATCGTATTATTGTTAAAATGTCTAACATTGACACAGAGCGTCAGCAAGTTAAAAACCAAATTGAACTGCAAGAAAATGCCCTGAAATTCTATATGGGTATGCCTATTGAATCTCAATTTGTGATGCCTAAAGAAGAATTTGAAGTGGTGCCGGCTTCTCTAACAGAAGAGCCAAATGTTGAAAACAGAACAGAATATCTTCTTTTAAAGAAACAAGAAGAGCTTTTAGTATTTAATAAAAAGGCAATTCAGGCAGAATATTACCCTACACTTTCATTGACTGCTGGTTATAACTATATTGGTCAAGGTCCACAATTTCCTTGGTTTGCAAAACCATCTTCTGGAGTATATTGGTCAGATTTCTCTGGAATTGGATTAAATTTAAGAGTGCCAATTTTTACAGGTTTCGGAACTCGTTCTAGAGTAAGACAAGCCGATGTAGAAATCAGATCTCTTCAAGAAGATATCAAAGACACTAAACTTTCTCTTGATTTAGATTATAGAAATGCGATGGCACAGATTAATAATAATCTTGTGACTATTGAGAATCAGAGAGAAAACATGCGTTTAGCGTTAGAAATTTTAGGAAATACCAAAAACAATTACCTTCAAGGTTTAGCATCTTTAACCGATTTGTTAGACGCAGAAAATGCATCGCTTGAAGCTCAAAATAACTTTACAAGAGCAGTTTTAAATTATAAAATTGCCGAAATATCTCTAATCAAATCGAAAGGCGAACTTAAATCTCTTACTAAATAA
- a CDS encoding efflux RND transporter periplasmic adaptor subunit: MKKIIITIVIIVVAFVGINYILNKNKTENEAKTAIVAEKNAAVSVKVATVKTEDVNLGFTANGNFAPIQELTFSAEKSGKVISVLVKEGDYVRVGQTLLTVRGDVINVNAQAAEAAYQNAKSDYARYENAFKTGGVTKQQLDQAKLALTNAQSNYTQAKINVGDTRVKAPINGYINKKYIEPGSILAGMPATALFDIVNVSKLKLTVTVNETQVASLKLGQTVDITASVYPDKSFSGKITFIAAKADASLNFPVEIEITNNANNDLKAGMYGTANFGAKNQKQNLKVVPRNAFVGSVSSNEIFVVENNVAKLKKVVAGRILGDKVEIINGLNDGEVVIITGQINLQDGNTVEIIK; the protein is encoded by the coding sequence ATGAAGAAAATAATTATAACAATCGTAATCATAGTCGTGGCTTTTGTCGGGATTAACTACATTCTAAATAAAAACAAAACAGAAAACGAAGCGAAAACAGCAATTGTAGCAGAAAAAAATGCAGCGGTTTCTGTAAAAGTAGCTACAGTAAAAACAGAAGATGTTAACTTAGGTTTTACTGCAAACGGAAACTTTGCACCGATTCAGGAATTGACTTTTTCTGCTGAAAAATCAGGAAAAGTAATTAGTGTTTTAGTTAAAGAAGGTGACTACGTAAGAGTAGGACAAACTCTTTTAACAGTAAGAGGCGATGTTATCAATGTAAATGCTCAAGCAGCAGAAGCAGCATACCAAAACGCAAAATCTGATTATGCTAGATACGAAAATGCTTTCAAAACGGGTGGTGTTACAAAACAACAATTAGATCAAGCAAAATTGGCTTTGACTAATGCTCAATCTAACTATACTCAGGCTAAAATTAATGTTGGGGATACAAGAGTAAAAGCTCCAATTAACGGATACATCAATAAAAAATATATCGAACCAGGTTCTATTTTAGCTGGAATGCCTGCAACTGCTTTATTTGATATCGTAAATGTTTCTAAATTAAAATTGACTGTTACTGTAAACGAAACTCAAGTTGCTAGTTTAAAATTAGGACAAACGGTAGATATTACAGCAAGTGTTTATCCTGATAAGTCATTTAGCGGAAAAATTACTTTTATCGCTGCAAAAGCAGATGCGTCTTTAAATTTCCCTGTTGAAATTGAGATTACAAACAATGCAAACAATGACCTAAAAGCAGGTATGTATGGAACTGCAAACTTTGGTGCTAAAAACCAAAAACAAAACTTGAAAGTTGTTCCTAGAAATGCTTTTGTTGGAAGTGTGAGCAGCAACGAAATCTTTGTTGTAGAAAACAATGTTGCAAAATTGAAAAAAGTTGTAGCTGGAAGAATTTTAGGAGATAAAGTTGAAATCATTAATGGTTTAAATGACGGAGAAGTAGTAATTATTACAGGTCAGATCAACCTACAAGACGGAAATACAGTAGAAATTATTAAATAA
- a CDS encoding efflux RND transporter permease subunit, with product MKLAEISIKRPSLVIVLFTILTLGGLFSYSQLGYELIPKFETNVITVSTVYPGASPSEVENTVTKKIEDAIASLENIKKIDSKSYESLSVVSITLTSNANVDISMNDAQRKINAILSDLPDDADPPSLTKFSLSDLPIMTLGANGKMDEAAFYDLIDKKIAPVLSRVQGVAQVNIIGGQEREIQVNLDAVKMQGYGLSVPQVQQTILTSNLDFPTGNIQTRNQKILIRLAGKYKNVDELRNLVVSSQNGIQVRLGDIADVQDTQKIAEKIARVDQKSAIVLQIVKQSDANAVAVSEQLIKTIKTLENDYKSAQLKLEVAKDSTVFTLEAADSVVHDLLIAVILVAFVMLFFLHSIRNSLIVMVSIPASLIATFIGIYLLGYTLNLMSLLGLSLVVGILVDDAIVVLENIYRHMEMGKSRIRAAYDGTAEIGATVTSITLVIVVVFLPIAMSTGLVSNIITQFCVTVIISTMFSLLASFTIIPWLSSRFGKLEHIEGKNIFGKVILGFESYLTRFTNWVSNLLNWCLDHYIKTMGVILVLFFGTIFWLMGGGYIGGEFFASSDSGEFLVQIEMPKDASLEQTNFMTQKAEAFLKGEKYVFSQITTVGQTSEGLGAAQATAYKAEIDVKMIEQKDRTDDANVYAAKVKRKLEKVLVGAKVKTVPVGILGTAEDATLGLIVTGPNVESAMKFAKMAEAELRTIPGTTEIKLTVEDGNPEINVQVDRDKMAALGLTLQTVGLTMQTAYSGNTDGKFRAGEYEYDINIKYNEFDRKNITDVSNLIFINNAGQQIKLNQFATITEGSGPSKLERRDKTASVTVQGQNVGVPAGTIVQQWQAKLDKLQKPTGVNYIWGGDQENQSEGFGTLGIALLAAIILVYLVMVGLYDSFVHPFVVLFAIPLSFIGVLFALALTNNTLNIFTILGVIMLIGLVCKNAIMLVDYTNQRRAAGESIRNALIQANHARLRPILMTTIAMVFGMFPIALASGAGAEWKNGLAWVIIGGLISSLFLTLIVVPVIYDIMEKIIRKFSKGEKIDYEAEMHADYVPAEVSEDGFNPKHTH from the coding sequence ATGAAATTAGCCGAAATATCCATAAAACGTCCGTCGTTGGTAATTGTATTGTTTACAATTCTGACTCTTGGTGGATTGTTCAGCTACAGCCAATTAGGCTACGAGCTGATCCCAAAATTCGAAACCAACGTTATTACGGTTTCAACTGTATATCCTGGAGCTTCTCCAAGTGAGGTTGAAAATACAGTGACAAAGAAAATTGAAGATGCGATTGCGTCTCTGGAAAATATCAAGAAAATTGATTCTAAATCGTATGAATCTCTTTCTGTAGTGTCGATTACATTGACATCAAATGCAAATGTTGATATTTCGATGAACGATGCGCAACGTAAAATTAATGCCATTTTAAGTGATCTTCCAGATGATGCAGATCCGCCGTCATTGACTAAATTCTCTTTGAGTGATTTACCAATTATGACGCTTGGTGCGAATGGAAAAATGGATGAAGCAGCGTTTTACGATTTGATCGATAAAAAGATTGCACCTGTTTTATCTCGTGTACAAGGTGTGGCACAGGTAAACATTATTGGTGGTCAGGAACGTGAGATTCAGGTAAATCTTGATGCTGTTAAAATGCAGGGTTACGGACTTTCTGTTCCTCAGGTACAACAGACAATTTTGACTTCAAATTTGGATTTCCCAACAGGAAATATCCAGACTCGTAACCAAAAAATCTTAATCCGTTTAGCAGGTAAATATAAAAACGTAGATGAATTAAGGAACTTAGTGGTTTCTTCTCAAAACGGAATACAAGTTCGTTTAGGAGATATCGCTGACGTTCAGGATACACAAAAAATTGCAGAAAAAATTGCACGTGTAGATCAAAAAAGTGCGATTGTACTTCAAATCGTAAAACAATCAGATGCGAATGCCGTTGCGGTAAGTGAGCAGTTGATTAAGACAATTAAAACTTTAGAGAACGATTACAAATCGGCTCAATTGAAGTTGGAAGTAGCAAAAGACAGTACAGTCTTTACTCTTGAAGCAGCAGATTCTGTTGTACACGATTTATTAATTGCGGTTATTCTGGTAGCTTTCGTAATGTTGTTCTTCTTGCACAGTATTAGAAACTCATTGATTGTAATGGTATCTATTCCAGCATCTTTGATTGCTACGTTTATCGGAATTTATTTATTAGGTTATACGCTTAACTTAATGTCTTTACTTGGTTTATCTCTTGTTGTTGGTATTCTTGTGGATGACGCGATTGTGGTATTAGAAAATATTTACAGACACATGGAGATGGGTAAAAGCCGAATCCGTGCAGCTTATGATGGAACTGCCGAAATTGGTGCAACGGTAACTTCGATTACATTAGTAATTGTGGTAGTGTTCTTGCCAATTGCAATGAGTACAGGATTAGTATCGAACATTATTACGCAATTCTGTGTTACCGTAATTATCTCTACGATGTTCTCATTATTGGCTTCGTTTACAATTATTCCGTGGTTGTCTTCTCGTTTTGGAAAACTAGAGCATATTGAAGGTAAAAACATTTTCGGAAAAGTCATATTAGGATTTGAAAGCTACCTAACTCGTTTTACTAACTGGGTATCAAACTTGCTTAACTGGTGTTTAGATCACTACATTAAAACAATGGGAGTTATTCTAGTATTGTTTTTTGGAACGATCTTCTGGTTAATGGGAGGTGGATATATTGGAGGAGAGTTCTTCGCATCATCTGATAGTGGTGAGTTCTTAGTTCAAATCGAGATGCCAAAAGATGCTTCATTAGAGCAAACTAACTTTATGACGCAAAAAGCGGAAGCTTTCTTAAAAGGAGAGAAATATGTTTTCAGCCAAATTACAACTGTAGGACAAACCAGTGAAGGTTTAGGAGCTGCTCAGGCAACTGCTTACAAAGCTGAGATTGACGTTAAAATGATCGAGCAAAAAGATCGTACAGACGATGCCAACGTATACGCTGCAAAAGTAAAACGTAAATTAGAAAAAGTTTTAGTTGGCGCAAAAGTTAAAACGGTTCCAGTAGGTATTTTAGGTACCGCTGAGGATGCGACTTTAGGTTTGATTGTAACAGGTCCAAACGTAGAAAGCGCGATGAAATTTGCAAAAATGGCTGAAGCTGAATTACGAACTATTCCTGGAACAACTGAGATTAAATTAACAGTTGAGGACGGAAACCCTGAGATCAACGTTCAAGTTGATAGAGATAAAATGGCCGCTTTAGGATTAACACTTCAAACGGTTGGTTTAACTATGCAAACAGCTTACAGTGGTAATACCGATGGTAAATTTAGAGCTGGTGAATACGAATATGACATCAATATCAAATACAACGAATTTGATAGAAAAAACATCACAGACGTTAGTAATTTGATTTTCATCAACAATGCTGGTCAGCAAATTAAATTAAACCAATTTGCAACGATTACTGAAGGTTCTGGACCAAGTAAATTAGAGCGTAGAGATAAAACAGCTTCTGTAACTGTACAAGGTCAGAACGTTGGGGTGCCAGCAGGAACAATCGTTCAGCAATGGCAAGCAAAACTGGATAAATTGCAAAAACCAACCGGAGTTAACTACATCTGGGGTGGTGACCAAGAGAACCAATCTGAAGGATTTGGTACTTTAGGAATTGCATTATTAGCCGCTATTATTTTGGTTTACCTTGTAATGGTTGGATTATATGACAGCTTCGTTCACCCATTTGTCGTATTATTTGCTATTCCGCTATCGTTCATTGGAGTTTTATTTGCCTTAGCATTAACAAACAACACTTTAAATATCTTTACGATCTTAGGGGTAATCATGTTGATTGGTCTGGTGTGTAAGAATGCGATCATGCTTGTCGATTATACGAATCAACGAAGAGCGGCTGGAGAATCAATTAGAAATGCTCTAATCCAAGCAAACCACGCTCGTTTACGTCCGATCTTGATGACAACAATTGCGATGGTATTTGGTATGTTCCCAATTGCATTAGCATCTGGAGCTGGAGCTGAATGGAAAAACGGATTAGCATGGGTAATCATTGGAGGTTTGATTTCATCATTATTCCTTACTTTGATTGTTGTGCCAGTTATCTACGATATTATGGAGAAAATTATCCGTAAGTTCTCTAAAGGAGAAAAAATCGATTACGAAGCTGAAATGCATGCTGATTATGTGCCAGCAGAAGTTAGTGAAGACGGTTTTAATCCGAAACATACACATTAA
- a CDS encoding TCR/Tet family MFS transporter: MKFKFIQIGIWNFSIGILALRFGIFLLLIEKSVYLHHLTKITMLQKDKSAAIGFIFITMLIDITGWGIIIPVIPKLIEELIHGDISEAAKIGGWLTFAYAITQFVFAPVIGNLSDKFGRRPIILISLFGFSLDYILLAFSPTIIWLFIGRIIAGVTGASITTASAYIADVSTPENRAKNFGLVGAAFGLGFIIGPVIGGLLGQYGSRVPFYAAAILCMVNFLYGFFILPESLKKENRRPFDWKRANPIGAILGLRKYPTLIGLIAAIFLLYVGSHAVQSNWSFFTIYQFNWNERMIGISLGIIGLLVGVVQGGLVRYINPKIGNEKSIYIGLALYTIGMLLFAFATESWMMFVFLIPYCLGGIAGPALQSVVASKVEPSEQGEIQGTLTSLMSASSIIGPPMMANTFYFFTHDDAPFKFAGAPFILGGVLMLLSTVVAYFSLKKHVVPQTEKEQ; this comes from the coding sequence ATGAAATTCAAGTTCATTCAAATTGGAATTTGGAATTTTAGTATTGGAATTTTAGCCTTGAGATTTGGAATTTTTCTATTGTTAATTGAAAAATCTGTTTATTTGCATCACCTTACTAAAATAACTATGCTACAAAAAGATAAATCTGCAGCGATTGGTTTTATTTTCATAACCATGTTAATTGACATTACAGGATGGGGAATTATTATTCCTGTTATACCAAAATTAATCGAAGAATTAATTCACGGAGACATCAGTGAAGCCGCAAAAATTGGTGGCTGGTTGACTTTCGCGTATGCGATAACCCAATTTGTATTTGCTCCTGTAATTGGAAATTTGAGTGATAAATTCGGAAGAAGGCCAATCATATTAATTTCCCTTTTTGGATTTTCTTTAGATTATATTTTATTGGCATTCTCGCCAACCATTATTTGGCTTTTTATCGGAAGGATTATTGCTGGAGTCACTGGCGCAAGTATAACAACTGCTTCAGCTTATATTGCAGATGTTAGTACGCCTGAAAATAGAGCCAAAAACTTTGGATTAGTCGGCGCCGCTTTCGGATTAGGATTTATAATCGGACCAGTTATTGGGGGGCTTTTAGGCCAGTACGGATCGCGAGTTCCTTTTTATGCTGCAGCCATTTTATGTATGGTAAACTTTCTTTATGGATTTTTCATTTTGCCAGAATCACTTAAAAAAGAAAACCGCAGACCTTTCGATTGGAAACGGGCCAATCCAATTGGAGCAATTTTAGGTTTGAGAAAATACCCAACTTTAATTGGTTTAATTGCCGCAATATTTTTGTTGTATGTAGGTTCTCATGCGGTACAAAGCAATTGGAGTTTCTTCACCATTTATCAATTTAATTGGAATGAAAGAATGATTGGAATTTCTTTAGGAATAATTGGTCTTTTGGTAGGAGTTGTGCAAGGTGGATTGGTGCGTTATATTAATCCGAAGATTGGAAACGAGAAAAGTATTTACATTGGTTTAGCTTTATATACAATTGGAATGTTGTTGTTTGCTTTTGCAACAGAAAGCTGGATGATGTTTGTGTTTTTAATTCCGTATTGTCTTGGCGGAATTGCTGGACCAGCACTACAATCTGTTGTTGCAAGTAAAGTAGAACCGAGCGAGCAAGGAGAAATTCAAGGAACTTTAACCAGTTTAATGAGTGCTTCTTCTATTATTGGTCCGCCAATGATGGCTAATACCTTTTATTTTTTCACGCACGATGATGCACCGTTTAAATTTGCTGGAGCACCTTTTATTTTAGGAGGAGTTTTAATGTTGCTAAGTACAGTTGTTGCTTATTTTTCGTTGAAAAAACATGTTGTTCCGCAAACCGAAAAGGAACAGTAA